Within the Chitinivorax sp. B genome, the region GCAAATATGTACAAATAGACGCACATATCAGCATATGGAGTCAGCTTGATTATGCTAGGTATGAAGGTTGTTGAAATGAAGAATGAAACAGTAGTGGACAGGTTTTGCCGCAGGTGTCGGCAAATTTGATGAGCACGTCAAGCACGCCCATCATGCATTGACATACGGGGGCAACGATGCATGCATCACATGCATCGCGATTGGTGTTACAACATCATGCAGATAAGGTTAATAGCGAATATGCAAGACACGGTATAAGGCTGCCAATGTCCAGGCGGGGCCAATCAGCAGAAACTGCAGGTCTTTGAAGAAGGAAGGCTTCTTGCCTTCTATCTGGTGCCCGACAAACTGCCCAATCCAGGCCAGGACAAACACGATAATGGATAGCCACAGAATGTTCATTCCCGCCAATTCCAGCACACCCAGCAATGCCAACATAGCACAACACATGATTGCCATGCCCAACGCCATGATCCACGATAACCACAGGTAAAACAGCAGCCCCAGCAAGAATGCGAACGTTGCCACATTGCCATACCCTACTCCACCGATCAGGATGGAATGACGCATGACATCAGGCACCGGAATGCTCCAC harbors:
- a CDS encoding Mpo1-like protein; the encoded protein is MTLNEWLASYGESHQNPVNILIHKICVPTIVFTVFGLLWSIPVPDVMRHSILIGGVGYGNVATFAFLLGLLFYLWLSWIMALGMAIMCCAMLALLGVLELAGMNILWLSIIVFVLAWIGQFVGHQIEGKKPSFFKDLQFLLIGPAWTLAALYRVLHIRY